Genomic window (Arachis hypogaea cultivar Tifrunner chromosome 13, arahy.Tifrunner.gnm2.J5K5, whole genome shotgun sequence):
ACATGGTTACCGTGTCCATCGGGTTCTGGATAATTGAGTGATAGTTATGAGCATCTTCATCTGAGACTGGATAATGGAAGAGATTATATCGCTTGCCATATAATATCCTGCCACAGAAACAGAAGAGACAAAATCAGAGAGCCAGAGAGAGAATCTTTATGTGTTCAATTAAATATGACAATGGCCCAAGTGAAGCCAAGAGTTCATGAATTTAGAACATATTAGTTGCACTTGTCTTACTTGCAATGCTTATTCGTCACATACTCACATCAGTTATATCAATTTAAAACAATTTATAGATATTTTGGTTGGTGTATTTTAGATAGCATTCAGAGCTTGGTTAATAATTAAGGACTTTAGGATCATTCTGCAACAATGTCATTAGAAGTTTAAGACATCAATCAAACCAAGAACAGGCCAAAAGGTTAAGAAAAAAATGTTTTGAGAATTGCATAGACCTAGTAACAAATCTGGCATACTGAAGCATCCACAAGTATGTTAACCTAAGAATCGTTTAGGAGTCATATAATTTGTTTACTTAAAGGAATCACATAAGCTAGTGTTAACCAAAACATCATCAATCATGTTCTTGTCACTACTTTTCAAGATATAAGCATGAGTCcacaaacccaagacaaagcacCCAATCCAGTACAGGAACTAATCACACTTTGCATGGTGTAACCGTCAGGATCATGAATCCTCTGCATCTCACAGAACATTCTCAATGCAGTGTCATACTCACCAGCACTTTGCATAAGAGTCAATCATGATGTTCCATGAAACCTCACTTCTCTCGGACATTTTCTCGAACACCTTGTGTGCCAAGTCTAGAAACCCACAAGTTGCATAAAAATGAATCAAACTGTTACAAATATGAGTATCCGATTCAAACCCAAGTTTCAATACATGAGCATTCACCTGTTTCCCTTCAGAAAGAGAGAACAAGTAAGCACATGCCTTTAATACAAAACGGTATGTGTAATTATCAGGAATAACCGCTGCACTTTGTTGTTCTCGTTCCATCATTAACATTGCTCTGTAAAG
Coding sequences:
- the LOC112783061 gene encoding pentatricopeptide repeat-containing protein At3g16610-like isoform X1; the encoded protein is MELYRAMLMMEREQQSAAVIPDNYTYRFVLKACAYLFSLSEGKQVNAHVLKLGFESDTHICNSLIHFYATCGFLDLAHKVFEKMSERSEVSWNIMIDSYAKCWILYGKRYNLFHYPVSDEDAHNYHSIIQNPMDTVTMLQRVDNGWHITRSAFLQDIDLIVSIAKVCILWPLTWLGPIQCPFL
- the LOC112783061 gene encoding pentatricopeptide repeat-containing protein At1g59720, chloroplastic/mitochondrial-like isoform X2, with translation MELYRAMLMMEREQQSAAVIPDNYTYRFVLKACAYLFSLSEGKQVNAHVLKLGFESDTHICNSLIHFYATCGFLDLAHKVFEKMSERSEVSWNIMIDSYAKCWILYGKRYNLFHYPVSDEDAHNYHSIIQNPMDTVTMLQRVDNGWHITRSAFLQDIDLIVSIAKFKCKEQLWVYQVTW
- the LOC112783061 gene encoding pentatricopeptide repeat-containing protein At1g59720, chloroplastic/mitochondrial-like isoform X3, whose amino-acid sequence is MELYRAMLMMEREQQSAAVIPDNYTYRFVLKACAYLFSLSEGKQVNAHVLKLGFESDTHICNSLIHFYATCGFLDLAHKVFEKMSERSEVSWNIMIDSYAKCWILYGKRYNLFHYPVSDEDAHNYHSIIQNPMDTVTMLQRVDNGWHITRSAFLQDIDLIVSIAKLVCLQ